CTGCAGGAGGCGGTCGCCAAGCGCTGGCACGAAGTGACGGGAACGCCGGTCATCGAAGGTTATGGGCTGACCGAATCCTCGCCGGTTCTGTCGTTCAACCCGATGGGCAATGTGCGGCTCGGCACGATCGGCATTCCCGTGCCGTCCACCGACATCAAATGTGTCGACGACGAGGGCCGCGAAGTGCCGCTCGGCCAGCCGGGCGAACTGGTCGCCAAGGGTCCGCAGATCATGGCGGGCTACTGGAAGAAGCCCGAGGATACCGCCAAGACCATCCGCGACGGCTGGCTCTATACCGGCGACATCGCGATCCAGGACGAGGACGGCTTCTTCAAGATCGTCGACCGCAAGAAGGACATGGTGCTGGTCTCCGGCTTCAACGTCTTCCCCAATGAGGTCGAGGATACGCTGGCCAAGAACCCGGCAGTGCTGGAGGTGGCGGTGGTCGGCGTGCCCGATGGCGCCGCCGGCGAGGCGGTGAAGGCCTATATCGTCAAGCGGCCCGGCACCGAGATCACCAGCGAAGAAGTCCGCGCCTATTGCAGGCTGCACCTGACCGCCTACAAGGTGCCGAAATTTGTCGAATTCCGCGACGAATTGCCGAAATCCAATGTCGGCAAGATTCTGCGCAAGGACCTGCGCGCCGAGGAGCTGGCCAAGAAACTGAATGGCTGACATGAAAACTTGAGATGAGCGGGCGGCAAGCTGTGCTTTTCGCCCGCGCCGCGTCGCGCTAGCCTTCCGCTATCCGCCGGAGGCGACCATGCATGACGACCACGACAGCCATGATGATCATGACCACCATCATGATCATCACCATGATCACGATCACAGCGAACTGTCGCCGATGGACGCGCGCGTGCGCGCCATCGAGACGATCCTGACCGAAAAGGGTTATGTCGATCCCGCAGCCCTCGATGCGCTGATCGAGACCTACGAAACCAAGGTCGGCCCGCACAACGGCGCACGTGTCGTCGCCAAGGCCTGGGCCGACCCCGCCTTTCGCCGGCGCCTGCTCGACGATGCGACCGCGGCGATCGCCGAACTCGGCTATGTCGGCCGCCAGGGCGAGCACATGGTGGCGATCGAGAATACGCCCGACACCCACAACATGGTCGTCTGCACGCTGTGCTCCTGTTATCCCTGGCCGGTGCTCGGCCTGCCGCCGGTCTGGTACAAGTCGGCGCCCTACCGCTCCAAGGCGGTGCGCGATCCACGCGGCGTGCTGGCCGATTTCGGCGTGACGCTGCCAGCCGACAAACAGATCAAGGTGTGGGATTCGACGGCGGAGGTGCGCTACCTCGTGCTGCCCGAGCGTCCTGACGGCACCGAGGGGTGGAGCGAGGTCGACCTCGCCGCCCTGGTAACCCGCGACTCGATGATCGGCACGGGTCTGGCCAGCGCACCGGAGGCAGCATGACCGCGGCAAGCGCCCAGCAGGCCTATGTCACCCATGCCGACCTCGGCGGCCGGACCGGGCTTGGGCCGGTCGTCCCGGAAACCGACGAACCCTGGTTTCACGCGCCCTGGGAGAAACGCGCCTTCGCCCTGACGCTGGCCATGGGCGCGACCGGTTCCTGGAACATCGATCAATCGCGATCGGCGCGCGAACAGGAGCCGAACTATCTCGACATGAGCTATTTCGAGATCTGGACCGCCGGCATCGAGCGCCTGATGATCGAACGGGGCCTGGTTTCAGCCGCCGAGATCGCGGTCGGCCATGCCATCGATCCGCCGAAGCCGCCGCAACGCAAACTGCTGGCGGAGAATGTCGCGGCGGTTCTGGCGCGCGGCGGGCCGACCGGCCGGGATGTCGCCACGCCCGCGCGTTTCGCGGTCGGCGACCGGGTCCGGACACGCGACGTGCCGGTGCCTCCAGGTCACACGCGGCTGCCGCGCTACGTCCAGGGCAAGACCGGCACCGTCACCCACCTGCATGGCGGCCACGCCTTCCCGGACGCCAATGCCACCGGCCAGGGCGAGGCGCCCGAATGGCTCTACACGGTGCGTTTTGCCGGCACCGACCTGTTCGGTCCCGACGCCGACCCGACCACCTCGGTCTCGGTCGACGCCTGGGACAGCTATCTGAGCCCCGCGTGATGACCATCAGCTCGACCCCAGGCCTTTCGCCCCAGGACATATCCGCGCTACCGCACATCCCTTGCGATGCGGAGGGCCCGGTGTTCCGCGAGCCCTGGGAGGCGCATGCCTTCGCGCTGGCCGTCAGCCTGCACGGCAAAGGCCTGTTCACCTGGGCTCAATGGGCCGAGACGCTCTCCGCAGAAATCCGGCGGGCCCAGGCCGCCGGCGACCCCGACACCGGCGAGACCTATTACGTCCATTGGCTGAAGGCGCTCGAGACCTTGGTCATTGCCAGGGGCGTGACCACCGAAGGCCGGATCGACGAAGCCACCGAAGCCTGGCATCGGGCCGCCGAAGCCACGCCTCACGGTCAGCCGATCGTGCTGGGATCCAGGACGATTTGATGATCACCCGCAGCTGACCTGGAAAGGCCGCCCGGAGCCGCCACGTAAGTAGCTCCGCGAGGAACCTATCCGCTGGTCGGCGGTGCGATGATGATTTCCACGCCCGCGCGGGCCAGTGCATCGGCCACGTTGCCGGTCGGCATTCGATCGGTGACGAGGCGATCGACCTTGCCGAGCGGACAGACCTGGAACAGCCCCGTTCGGGTCAGCTTGGATGAATCGGCCAGCACCGTGATGTGCCGCGACTGCGCAATCATGGTGCGGGCGATCTCGGCCTCCTCCATGTCATAATCCATGAAGCCGGCTTCCTCGATCGCGCCAACCGTCAGCACCGCATATTTGGCGTGAAATCGGCCGATCTCCTCGACAGTCATCGCGCCGAGGTTCTCGCCACTCTCGTCGCGGTATTTGCCGCCTATCAGAAATGCAGTGTTCTGGTCGGAAGCGCGTGTCATGGCCTGCGCCACATGCACCGAATTGGTGATGACGGTCAGGCCGGAGAGCCGGCACAGCTCGTCGGCGAAGACGACGGTCGTCGTGCCGGTATCGATCAGGATTGTGTCACCGGGCTGGAACAGTGCGGCGGCACGGCGCGCGATGGCCCGCTTCTCGCGCAGGTTCTCCTGCATCCGCACCAGGAACGGATTCTCGCCCCGGCCATCGAAAACCATGATCTCGGGCAGTGCCGCGCCACCATGGAATTTCTTGATCAGGCCGCGATGGGCGAGATCGGTCAGATCGCGCCGGATGGTTTCCCTCGAGGCCTCGAACGCGGCCGCCAGAGCGTCGACCGTGACCTTCTCATGCTGCCGGACGTAATCAACGATCAGCTCTTGTCGAATTCTCGGCTTCATCGTCATCTTTCGAATCGGAACGCGGGATACCGGCATGAATAGTCGAGAATGACTGATTCCGGCGACGACAGCCGCCGCAATCGACGACTTTCCCCGGCACGGCCTCCGGTGCGAACGCATCACGCGGCAGCGCACCCAGGCCCCATTGTCCGGTCACTGTTAAAACAGTCATTTTTTTGACCGTATGAGCCATAACGGCAAAAAGCTTGGCATATCCGCGCAAAAATAGGCGCCGTGGCGCTTCTGGAGCCCAGGGAACCACGCAGTAATGACGACTAGGTCATAAAAATGACCGAACGGACATTTTGGTCTGGCAGAAAATCCTCCTGCGTGGTTCACTTGCTGGATCGATGAACCGCCGCGAGACCCGAATGAAGGCGATGCTGGCCGTAAAGGCACGTGAAGGGAGCCGCGAGCTGGCGGCGGCGGCTGCGCCCGGGAGGGCGCTCCGCGGTCATCGCGTCGGGAGTTCCGGCTTTTCCAGCGCGTCCCCCTTTGCCGATGCCCAGGCCGCACGATCCGCACATCTCGCCTTGGAGAACCAGTAAATTGGAAGCCGACTATATCGTCGTAGGGGCCGGCAGCGCCGGGTGCGCGGTCGCCGCACGCCTGAGCGAAAAGCCGAACACATCGGTCCTGTTGGTCGAAGCAGGCAAACGGGATCGTCTAGGGATCACCAGTATCCCGGCAGCCCTGATGCACACGATCGGCAACCCCCGCTATGACTGGGCCTATATGTCGGAGCCGGACCCGACCCGAGGCGGCCTGTCGGAACTGTGGCCGCGGGGCCGGCTGCCGGGCGGGTCCTCGGCCATCAACGGCATGATCTTCATCCGCGGCGCACCGCATGACTTCGACCGCTGGGCGGCGCTCGGCAATGCCGGCTGGGGCTGGCAGGACGTGCTGCCCTATTTCCGCCGGCTCGAAACCGCCGATCATCCGGACAATGCAGTGCGCGGCGGCATGGGCCCGCAGCGGGTTTCGGCGCTTCAATGGCGCCACCCGGTCTCCCAAGACTTCATCGACAGCGGAGTTGCCGCGGGAATCCCGGCCAACGACGATCTCAACGGGCAGTCCCACGAGGGCATCGCCTGGAACCAGGGCTCGACCCGCAACGGCGCGCGCCATTCCGCCTGGGACGCCTATGTCGCGCCCCGCCTCAAGCAATCCGGCCTGAAGGTCCTCGACGGCGCGCAGGTCGAGCGCATCATTTTCGATGGACGGCGTGCGAGCGGCCTTGCATTCCGCCGCGACGGCCGATCGATCGAGGCCGTCGCGCGGCGCGGCGTCGTCCTCGCCGCCGGGGCGATCAACTCGCCACAGCTCCTGATGCTCTCCGGCATCGGCTGCGCGGCGCAATTGGCCGCATTGGGAATTTCCCCGGTCATCGACAGCCCGGGCGTCGGCCGCGATCTGATGGAACATCCCGGCCTTTATGTTCAAGCCGAACTGGATGTCCCGACAGCCAACAGCACGGCGTCTCCTGTCAAGGCGGCCGCGGCCTTCGCGCGCTGGCTGATCAAGGGCACCGGCCCGATGAGCGTGCCGACGGCCCAGGTGCTCGCCTTCTTCCGGTCATCGCCGGCGGAACCGGAGCCCGACCTGCAGTTCCATCTCTTTCCATTCGGCAGCATCCTGCGCGGCGGCAAGCGGGTCATCCCGAAGCAGAACCTGGCGACGATCCTGGTCAATGCCAACTATCCAAAGAGCCGGGGCTGGCTGGAGCTGCGGTCGAAAGACCCCCTCGAACCGATCGCCATCCATCCGCGCCTGCTCGACCACCCAGATGACCTGGCAGCCGTCATGCGCGGGCTCGCCTGGGTCCGGAAGATGGCGTCGACGCCACCTTTCGGACCGCATGTGCGCGAACTGATCGGCGTGCCCCCGCCCGATGCGGGCGCCGAGGCGGATGAGGCCTTCATCCGCTCGGCGACGCGGCCCTTCTACCACCCCGTCGGCACCTGCCGGATGGGGTCGGATGCCGCGGCCGTCGTGTCGCCGACCCTTCAGGTCCGTGGCGCGGAAGCGCTGTGGGTCGCCGATGCGTCGATCTTTCCCCATCACATCGCCGGAAATACCAACGCCACCTCGCTGATGATCGGCGAGAAGGCCGCGGACCTCATCCATTCGCATCACGGTTGGTAATTGGCACAAGGAGCGCTGGGCATGCTGACATTCGCAAAACGAGCTTTCGGGAGCACCGCGGTGGCCGTGCTTCTCGCCTTCACACCCGCCGCGGTCGGGGCGCAGCCGGCGCCGGCGCCGACCACCACCCTGACGGCGGTCCTGGAAGCCGAGATCGCCACGCTCGATCCTCATTTCACGTCCGCCTACATCACCCGAACCTTCGGTTATGCGGTCTTCGACACGTTGTTCGCGATGGATTCGAAGGGCGAGATCAAGCCGCAGATGGTCCAGGACTATACGGTCTCCGAGGATCGTCTGACCTGGACGTTCAATCTGCGCGAGGGTCTCGCCTGGCATGACGGCACGCCGGTGACGGCTGCCGACTGCGTCGCCTCGATCCGCCGCTGGGGGCCGAAGGCCGCACTCGGCCGCCTGTTGACGGCCGCGACCGCCTCGATCGACGCAACCGGTCCCCGCACCTTTGTCATCAAGTTGAAGGAACCGTTCGGCCTGGTCCTCGATGCCCTCGGCCGCCCCAACGCGCCGGTGCCGTTCATGCTGCCCGAGCGCCTGGCACGCACCCCGGGCGAGCAGCGCATCCCCGAGGTCATCGGCTCCGGCCCGTTCAAGTTCCGCCCCGATCTCCACCGTCCAGGCGACGTCCTGGTTGTCGAGCGTAACGCCCAATATGCGCCGCGCGCCGAACCTGCCGACTTCCTGGCCGGCGGCAAGGTCCCGCGGGTTGGACGGGTCGCATTTCGCACCATGCCGGATGGCTCGACGGCCACCTCGGCCCTGCAAACCGGAGAAATCGACTTCCTCCAATATGTGCCCTTCGACCTGCTGCCGATGCTCGAGCGCAATCGCCGCGTGACGGTGGTGCCCTTCGACGGCATGCAGAGCTTCCAGGGCTATTTCCGCATCAACTCCGCGAACAAGCCGTTCGACGACCCGGAAATTCGGCGTGTTCTGTGGCGGCTGATCGATCAGACTTCGGTCCTCAACGGCCTCGGCCTTCCCGATCGCTACATGCGGCCGGGCTGCCGCTCGTTCTTCATGTGCGGCACGCCTTACGAAACCACTGTTGGCGGCGAGATGGGCGAGAACCCCTCTGTCGAAGCCGCCCGCGAGGCTCTGAAGCGCACCAAATATGCCGGCGAGCCGATCATCGTCCTGCAGGCGACCGACATCGATGCCCCCCGGGTGTCGTCGGCGGTCGTCGCCGACCTGCTCCGTCGCGCCGGATTCAACGTCGAACTTCAGGCCATGGATTGGGGAACGGTGCTGGCGCGCCGCGCCAAACGCGACGGCTGGCACATGTTCGGCGTCCACGCCTCCGGCTTCGACCTCGCCTCGCCGCGGACCCATTTCTACGTCAGCAACAACTGTATCGATTATGCCGGCTGGCACTGCGACCCGCGCCTGACGGAACTGCTTGCGGCCTTCGCCAAGGCCCCGACGGAGCCCGAGCGCAAGCGCCTTGCCGGCGAGATCTCCAAGGTCGCCTACGAGATCGTTCCGGCCGTCATGTGGGGCCAGTTGGCCCAGCCTGCGGCTCATCGCAACGAGCTCGTCAACATCGTTCCCTCCGCCATTCCGGTATTCTGGAACGTCGAGAAGCGGACCAACTGACCATCGGCCCAAGACGTTCCGGCGGCGCTGTACTCCGCCGCCGGAACGGGTGCTCCGCCTTCGGAGTGTTTGAGGACTTCGACGATCGTCCGAAATCACCCGAGCCACCTCCTTGCCGATCAGGCCTGCTGGCTTCGATGACCGAATGGTCATATGACGGCCCGAAAGTTCATCTCGATTGAGGCCAGGATTGCATCCGGCCTTGCCAGGGGCTCGCAGCGTGGCCGAGCAGCCAAATCAGATCTTCGATGTCGCGATCGTCGGCGCCGGCGTCGTCGGCTGCGCCATCGCGCGCAAATTCGCGCTCGAGGGCGCCTCGGTCGTGCTGCTCGAAAAGGGCGCCGACATTCTGAGCGGCGCCAGCAAGGCCAATAGCGCGATCCTTCATACCGGCTTCGATGCGCCGCCCGCCAGCCTCGAACTCGCCTGCATGAAGGCGGGCCATGCGGAATTCCTTGCGATCCGCCAGCGCCTCAATCTGCCGGTACTGGAGACCGGCGCCATCGTCGCGGCCTGGGACGATGAACAACTGGCGCGCCTCGACGCGGTCGAGGAGCGCGCCCATGCCAATGGCGTGACCGATGTCAGGCGTATCAGCCGCGTCGAGATCCTGGCGCGCGAACAACGACTGTCCGGCGCGGTACTCGGCGGCGTTTTGGTGCCGGGCGAGCATGTGATCGACCCTTGGTCGACACCACTGGCCTATGCCCGACAGGCCGCCGCCCATGGAGCCTGCTTCGTCTTCGGCGCCGAAGTCGGCGAGGCGAAACGCCGGGACGATCTCTGGCTGCTGCGCACGCCGAAAGGCGCGATCCGGGCCAGGGTCGTGGTGAACGCCGCCGGACTGTTCGGCGACCGGCTCGAGCAACTCGCCTTCGAACGCTCCGCCTTCGAGATCAGGCCGCGCAAAGGACAATTCGTCGTCTTCGACAAGCAGGCTGCGGCCCTGCTCGGCACCATCCTGCTGCCGGTGCCGACCGAACAGACCAAGGGCGTCGTCATCGCCCGCACGATCTTCGGCAATCTTCTGGTCGGCCCGACCGCGGAAGAACAGGACGACCGCTGCCGCGCGGCGGTGGACGAGCAGACCCTGAACGATCTCACCGCCTTTGCCGCCCGCATGGTGCCGGACCTGAGGGACATGCCCGTCACCGCAGTTTATGCCGGCCTTCGACCGGCAACGGAGAAAAAGGACTATCGCATTGCTTCCGACCCGGCGAAGGGCTGGATCACGGTCGGTGGCATCCGCTCGACCGGACTGACGGCAGCCCTCGGCATCGCCACGCACGTCTTCGATCTCTTCCGCGCCTTCGGCCTCTCGAGATCTCCGCCGCAAGATATCATCTGGCCGATGGTACCCAATCTCGCCGAGCACCTGCCACGCGATTGCACGCTGCCCGGATGCGGCGAAATCGTCTGTCATTGCGAGCGCGTCACGCGCCGGGAAATCGAGCAGGCCCTGCAGGGCCCGCTGCCGGCCGGCGACACTGGCGGCCTCAAGCGGCGAACGCGGGCCGGCATGGGCCGATGCCAGGGTTTCTATTGCCAGGCCGACGTCGCCGAGATCGCAGGAGGCCGCCTCGCCAGCGCGGCCGCCACCCCGACGCGCGCACCATGACCGATGTCGCTTGCGATGTCGCTGTCATTGGCGCTGGCCCGGCGGGACTGGCTGCCGCCACCGAACTGCGCCGGCGTGGCATCGAAAAGGTGCTGGTCCTCGAGCGCGACACGGCCGCAGGGGGCCGGCCGCGGCTATGCGGCCACCCGCCTTTCGGCCTGCGCGAATATGGTCGCGTCCTGTCGGGGCCCGCCTATGCCCGGCGTCTCACCGCCGACGCGCTGGCCGCCGGCGTCGAGATCCGGCTTGGCCACAGCGTCGCGGCGCTCAGGCCCGGCGGACGGATCGACCTCATGACTCCCGCAGGTCCTGCGATCCTCTCGGCGCGGCGCGTGATCGTCGCGACCGGTGCCCGCGAGACGCCCCGCTCGGCCCTCATGGTCTCCGGCGACCGCCCCGCCGGCATCATGACAACCGGCAGTTTCCAGGCCTTCGTCTACGGCAAGGGCATCGTACCGTTCCGCCGGCCGCTGATCGTCGGCAGTGAACTCGTGACGCTCTCCGCGCTCATGTCGTGCCGGACCGCCGGGATCGAGCCGGTGGCGATGATCGAACAGCGCGCCCGCCCGCTCGCGCGCTGGCCCCTGACGCTGTTCCCGCATCTGTTGCGCATTCCGGTTCACTACGGCGCTCGGATCGTCGATATTGAGGGACGAGCCCAGGTCGAAAGCGTCACGATCGCGACCGCTGATGGCACCATGAAAAAACTCGCCTGTGACGGTGTCCTGTTCACCGGCCGCTTCGTGCCGGAGGCGAGCCTCGTCGCCGAGAGCCATCTCGTCTTCGACCGCGGCAGCGCGGGTCCCTCCCTCGACCAGTTCGGCCGCTG
This portion of the Phreatobacter stygius genome encodes:
- a CDS encoding NAD(P)/FAD-dependent oxidoreductase, with protein sequence MAEQPNQIFDVAIVGAGVVGCAIARKFALEGASVVLLEKGADILSGASKANSAILHTGFDAPPASLELACMKAGHAEFLAIRQRLNLPVLETGAIVAAWDDEQLARLDAVEERAHANGVTDVRRISRVEILAREQRLSGAVLGGVLVPGEHVIDPWSTPLAYARQAAAHGACFVFGAEVGEAKRRDDLWLLRTPKGAIRARVVVNAAGLFGDRLEQLAFERSAFEIRPRKGQFVVFDKQAAALLGTILLPVPTEQTKGVVIARTIFGNLLVGPTAEEQDDRCRAAVDEQTLNDLTAFAARMVPDLRDMPVTAVYAGLRPATEKKDYRIASDPAKGWITVGGIRSTGLTAALGIATHVFDLFRAFGLSRSPPQDIIWPMVPNLAEHLPRDCTLPGCGEIVCHCERVTRREIEQALQGPLPAGDTGGLKRRTRAGMGRCQGFYCQADVAEIAGGRLASAAATPTRAP
- a CDS encoding GMC family oxidoreductase; amino-acid sequence: MPRPHDPHISPWRTSKLEADYIVVGAGSAGCAVAARLSEKPNTSVLLVEAGKRDRLGITSIPAALMHTIGNPRYDWAYMSEPDPTRGGLSELWPRGRLPGGSSAINGMIFIRGAPHDFDRWAALGNAGWGWQDVLPYFRRLETADHPDNAVRGGMGPQRVSALQWRHPVSQDFIDSGVAAGIPANDDLNGQSHEGIAWNQGSTRNGARHSAWDAYVAPRLKQSGLKVLDGAQVERIIFDGRRASGLAFRRDGRSIEAVARRGVVLAAGAINSPQLLMLSGIGCAAQLAALGISPVIDSPGVGRDLMEHPGLYVQAELDVPTANSTASPVKAAAAFARWLIKGTGPMSVPTAQVLAFFRSSPAEPEPDLQFHLFPFGSILRGGKRVIPKQNLATILVNANYPKSRGWLELRSKDPLEPIAIHPRLLDHPDDLAAVMRGLAWVRKMASTPPFGPHVRELIGVPPPDAGAEADEAFIRSATRPFYHPVGTCRMGSDAAAVVSPTLQVRGAEALWVADASIFPHHIAGNTNATSLMIGEKAADLIHSHHGW
- a CDS encoding nitrile hydratase accessory protein; this encodes MTISSTPGLSPQDISALPHIPCDAEGPVFREPWEAHAFALAVSLHGKGLFTWAQWAETLSAEIRRAQAAGDPDTGETYYVHWLKALETLVIARGVTTEGRIDEATEAWHRAAEATPHGQPIVLGSRTI
- the nthB gene encoding nitrile hydratase subunit beta; the protein is MTAASAQQAYVTHADLGGRTGLGPVVPETDEPWFHAPWEKRAFALTLAMGATGSWNIDQSRSAREQEPNYLDMSYFEIWTAGIERLMIERGLVSAAEIAVGHAIDPPKPPQRKLLAENVAAVLARGGPTGRDVATPARFAVGDRVRTRDVPVPPGHTRLPRYVQGKTGTVTHLHGGHAFPDANATGQGEAPEWLYTVRFAGTDLFGPDADPTTSVSVDAWDSYLSPA
- a CDS encoding DeoR/GlpR family DNA-binding transcription regulator — encoded protein: MTMKPRIRQELIVDYVRQHEKVTVDALAAAFEASRETIRRDLTDLAHRGLIKKFHGGAALPEIMVFDGRGENPFLVRMQENLREKRAIARRAAALFQPGDTILIDTGTTTVVFADELCRLSGLTVITNSVHVAQAMTRASDQNTAFLIGGKYRDESGENLGAMTVEEIGRFHAKYAVLTVGAIEEAGFMDYDMEEAEIARTMIAQSRHITVLADSSKLTRTGLFQVCPLGKVDRLVTDRMPTGNVADALARAGVEIIIAPPTSG
- the nthA gene encoding nitrile hydratase subunit alpha — its product is MHDDHDSHDDHDHHHDHHHDHDHSELSPMDARVRAIETILTEKGYVDPAALDALIETYETKVGPHNGARVVAKAWADPAFRRRLLDDATAAIAELGYVGRQGEHMVAIENTPDTHNMVVCTLCSCYPWPVLGLPPVWYKSAPYRSKAVRDPRGVLADFGVTLPADKQIKVWDSTAEVRYLVLPERPDGTEGWSEVDLAALVTRDSMIGTGLASAPEAA
- a CDS encoding ABC transporter substrate-binding protein, which encodes MLTFAKRAFGSTAVAVLLAFTPAAVGAQPAPAPTTTLTAVLEAEIATLDPHFTSAYITRTFGYAVFDTLFAMDSKGEIKPQMVQDYTVSEDRLTWTFNLREGLAWHDGTPVTAADCVASIRRWGPKAALGRLLTAATASIDATGPRTFVIKLKEPFGLVLDALGRPNAPVPFMLPERLARTPGEQRIPEVIGSGPFKFRPDLHRPGDVLVVERNAQYAPRAEPADFLAGGKVPRVGRVAFRTMPDGSTATSALQTGEIDFLQYVPFDLLPMLERNRRVTVVPFDGMQSFQGYFRINSANKPFDDPEIRRVLWRLIDQTSVLNGLGLPDRYMRPGCRSFFMCGTPYETTVGGEMGENPSVEAAREALKRTKYAGEPIIVLQATDIDAPRVSSAVVADLLRRAGFNVELQAMDWGTVLARRAKRDGWHMFGVHASGFDLASPRTHFYVSNNCIDYAGWHCDPRLTELLAAFAKAPTEPERKRLAGEISKVAYEIVPAVMWGQLAQPAAHRNELVNIVPSAIPVFWNVEKRTN
- a CDS encoding NAD(P)/FAD-dependent oxidoreductase, with protein sequence MTDVACDVAVIGAGPAGLAAATELRRRGIEKVLVLERDTAAGGRPRLCGHPPFGLREYGRVLSGPAYARRLTADALAAGVEIRLGHSVAALRPGGRIDLMTPAGPAILSARRVIVATGARETPRSALMVSGDRPAGIMTTGSFQAFVYGKGIVPFRRPLIVGSELVTLSALMSCRTAGIEPVAMIEQRARPLARWPLTLFPHLLRIPVHYGARIVDIEGRAQVESVTIATADGTMKKLACDGVLFTGRFVPEASLVAESHLVFDRGSAGPSLDQFGRCSDPVYFAAGNVTRAVETAGRCFREGRQLARVIVEDLAARAPVTIVTVDLTTSGIVKYVVPQRLTIGAGRPARINLQLRVDEPATGTIEIASGERVVVRRRLAAKPERRISLRLDLAALPPDASALTVGMGGGPACTSGCGKAAKPGASKGNEPGISQ